Proteins found in one Candidatus Abawacabacteria bacterium genomic segment:
- a CDS encoding adenylosuccinate synthetase, which translates to MSLARGSADCIVGLGWGDEGKGRVVHKRARGYEICGRGNGGSNAGHTLVLKDGRKIVVHALPSGVVYPDKELYIGSGCVVNPIKVLAEIADLRANDIEVGDRLHISVLATTVTPLHVLEDKLTGAAIGTTGNGIGQAYTGKVMRSDELGLTNLRVSDVLSDPQRVKNLLHQRWSALKIAILEKYQALFILYCRKQESLKELSPDFALEAVEKQVLSDIDSFIESVKVMSRQGWLERNAGWMNSQLAKGKRVLGEGAQAIGIDVTYGVHPYVTSSNAGPGAVLVGMDVAPQFMGTVTGVIKAIASRVGNGPFVGEFGGEESEKYCAADPVPGRVVEQARYQIATLLRSKNPMEVGIALRMLGDEYGATTGRPRRLAPLNVHKLQQDVAIHGIDDIVITKLDRLADFSGAELWHGDIPVIAGYELGGEEIDYEPTTESELRQVVSRLELHPRFLKDISGITNSADLPLQAQAFVRAIAEKTRASISAVGVGPGRDQLLDWAA; encoded by the coding sequence ATGTCTTTAGCAAGAGGGAGCGCTGACTGTATTGTTGGTTTAGGTTGGGGAGACGAGGGCAAAGGGCGTGTGGTTCATAAACGTGCTCGAGGGTACGAAATTTGCGGCAGAGGTAATGGAGGTAGCAATGCTGGACATACCTTAGTGCTCAAAGATGGTAGAAAAATTGTAGTACATGCATTGCCTTCAGGTGTAGTTTATCCTGACAAAGAGCTTTATATCGGTTCAGGTTGTGTAGTAAATCCGATCAAAGTGCTAGCAGAAATTGCTGATCTAAGAGCTAACGACATTGAAGTAGGGGATAGATTGCATATTTCTGTATTAGCGACCACAGTGACACCCTTACATGTTTTAGAAGACAAATTAACTGGTGCAGCAATCGGCACTACAGGTAATGGAATTGGACAGGCCTATACAGGTAAAGTGATGCGCAGTGATGAATTGGGTCTTACGAATTTACGTGTATCTGACGTATTGAGTGATCCTCAAAGAGTAAAAAACTTACTACATCAACGTTGGTCTGCGCTTAAAATTGCTATTTTAGAAAAGTACCAGGCCTTATTTATTCTTTATTGTCGTAAACAAGAATCTTTGAAAGAATTATCACCTGACTTTGCTCTGGAAGCAGTAGAAAAGCAAGTATTAAGCGATATTGATAGTTTTATAGAATCAGTAAAAGTGATGTCTCGCCAAGGCTGGTTGGAAAGAAATGCTGGCTGGATGAATTCCCAATTAGCGAAAGGGAAAAGAGTACTTGGAGAGGGAGCTCAAGCCATAGGTATTGATGTTACCTACGGGGTTCATCCTTATGTCACCTCAAGTAATGCAGGACCGGGGGCTGTTTTAGTAGGTATGGATGTAGCACCCCAGTTTATGGGTACTGTTACTGGAGTGATCAAGGCAATTGCATCTAGAGTGGGAAATGGCCCATTCGTTGGCGAATTCGGTGGAGAAGAATCTGAAAAGTACTGTGCAGCAGATCCGGTACCTGGCAGAGTGGTAGAGCAGGCTCGCTATCAAATTGCTACTTTGCTTAGATCTAAAAATCCTATGGAGGTTGGTATTGCTTTGCGTATGCTAGGAGATGAATATGGTGCTACTACCGGTAGACCAAGACGTTTGGCACCATTAAATGTCCACAAATTGCAGCAAGACGTGGCCATTCATGGTATAGATGACATAGTTATCACCAAGCTTGATCGCTTAGCGGATTTTAGTGGTGCTGAGTTGTGGCATGGTGATATTCCTGTAATTGCTGGGTATGAACTAGGTGGTGAGGAGATTGATTATGAGCCAACTACTGAATCAGAGCTTCGCCAGGTAGTGTCTCGGTTAGAGCTCCATCCACGTTTCTTGAAAGATATTTCGGGGATCACTAATAGTGCAGACTTGCCTCTCCAGGCCCAAGCTTTTGTTCGAGCGATAGCAGAAAAAACTAGAGCGAGCATTAGCGCTGTTGGCGTGGGACCAGGTAGGGATCAATTATTAGATTGGGCTGCTTAA
- a CDS encoding SMC family ATPase, producing the protein MHPKNLYLKNFLSYGEKGVDIDFSRYHTLLFLGANGAGKSSILDAMLWAIWGKTRAGGDTEIMHSGSTDMEVRLDLVIRDHTYRIIRKKSKKGKGFVSILELQSLTEPITVLTDATISATQERINELIGIDYDLLISSAFLRQGDAQEFTQKSPSKRKELLATILNLERYVQWHEISKNQLREAESKQQAITQQKQYLLAEKGRISNEITQIEIALGQINHTQLTLDSRNLDEQIKSIEAALQIKQTQEEQLRYLENAHAQYAQKLASTKSKIQTLVERRKPLQARLPEKHPAPIDHIKLQALHDQVTKLQKAKIVEEHAKEKLSYIDHQLEQIQTQINGQNEKYKQEYEKLKHSPLIIGETSEQLAEKLLATKKAHETYAAVQNQLIAISSQIGGLEQELNLIVHQGNQIKVKKEQLLGLGELCPLCEQGVDSHHKETIVKKYDEERSDLVQHYNTLKEQNDQLLAQKVILSEQSIVLREQIEAGAKLQEAQSIFQQLQQLTERNKEILLNFEAQKGKLAQERDLLQVEIKTNKVSDQELALVQQQRDQLLADDSLYRDYQNYIQELQGIDKEVSLLTEMEQGDKKEYAALDEKLQELKMILSKTTVDNETLRKLRSDKEVMLKKQADLLQQKNLAQHLGNEIDRIGEQIKGLEEQLHNLNIDQDVLGLLVDAFGYRGIPTMIIEEAIPRLEQYANDILSFLSDNTMSIRFSLTRTSKTDKDTQIETLDILIGDTFGTRTYELFSGGEAFRIDIALRLALTKLLTERSNEHVDFLVIDEGFGSQDESGRDHIVQILHKLEKFFSLIIIITHVDELKETFPDRLLIRKGPLGSEVLVDMED; encoded by the coding sequence ATGCATCCTAAAAATCTTTATCTCAAAAACTTCTTAAGTTATGGAGAAAAAGGTGTAGATATCGATTTCAGTCGATATCATACCTTATTGTTTTTAGGTGCCAATGGTGCTGGGAAAAGCTCCATTTTGGATGCAATGCTATGGGCAATTTGGGGAAAAACACGAGCTGGAGGAGATACGGAAATTATGCATAGTGGCAGTACTGATATGGAAGTACGCCTGGATTTGGTAATTCGCGACCATACTTACCGAATTATTCGCAAAAAGAGTAAAAAGGGCAAAGGATTTGTCTCAATCTTGGAATTACAAAGTCTTACTGAGCCAATCACAGTACTTACTGACGCTACCATTAGTGCGACCCAAGAGAGAATCAATGAACTGATTGGTATTGATTATGACCTTTTGATTAGTTCAGCTTTTTTAAGGCAAGGTGACGCTCAAGAGTTTACCCAAAAATCTCCTAGCAAGAGAAAAGAACTTTTGGCAACAATTTTGAATCTTGAACGCTATGTTCAGTGGCATGAAATAAGCAAGAATCAGCTACGTGAAGCCGAAAGCAAACAGCAGGCGATAACTCAACAAAAACAGTATTTACTTGCTGAAAAAGGCAGAATCAGTAATGAAATCACTCAAATCGAAATTGCTTTGGGACAAATAAATCACACTCAGTTAACACTAGATAGTCGAAACTTGGATGAACAGATTAAAAGTATCGAAGCTGCCTTACAGATTAAACAAACTCAGGAAGAACAATTGCGTTATTTAGAGAATGCACATGCACAGTATGCTCAAAAGTTGGCAAGTACCAAAAGCAAAATACAAACTTTGGTGGAAAGAAGAAAACCACTACAAGCCCGGCTACCTGAAAAACATCCGGCACCAATAGACCATATTAAATTGCAAGCCCTTCATGATCAGGTTACCAAGCTACAGAAAGCAAAAATAGTTGAAGAACATGCTAAAGAGAAGCTGTCCTATATAGATCACCAACTTGAGCAGATACAGACACAAATCAATGGACAAAATGAAAAGTATAAACAGGAATATGAGAAATTAAAACATTCACCATTGATCATAGGTGAAACATCTGAACAATTGGCAGAAAAGTTGTTAGCAACAAAAAAAGCACATGAGACTTATGCTGCAGTTCAAAATCAATTGATTGCAATCAGTAGCCAAATCGGTGGCTTAGAACAAGAACTAAATCTGATCGTTCATCAGGGTAATCAAATTAAAGTAAAAAAGGAGCAACTTTTGGGATTAGGTGAATTATGTCCGCTTTGCGAACAAGGGGTAGATAGCCATCACAAAGAAACAATAGTCAAAAAGTATGATGAGGAGAGAAGTGATCTAGTTCAACATTACAATACGCTAAAGGAGCAAAATGATCAGTTATTAGCACAAAAAGTTATTTTATCTGAGCAGAGTATAGTGTTGCGAGAGCAGATTGAAGCGGGCGCTAAGCTGCAAGAAGCACAAAGTATTTTTCAGCAATTACAACAACTCACTGAAAGAAATAAAGAGATATTACTGAACTTCGAAGCACAAAAAGGTAAGTTGGCCCAAGAAAGAGATCTCCTCCAAGTTGAGATAAAGACAAATAAAGTATCCGACCAGGAATTAGCTCTTGTCCAACAGCAAAGAGATCAATTATTGGCTGACGATAGTTTGTATAGAGATTATCAAAATTATATACAAGAATTACAAGGAATAGATAAAGAAGTTTCGTTATTAACAGAGATGGAGCAAGGAGACAAAAAGGAATACGCCGCTCTAGATGAGAAATTACAAGAGCTAAAGATGATCCTAAGTAAAACCACTGTTGATAATGAAACTTTAAGAAAACTCCGATCGGATAAGGAAGTGATGCTCAAGAAACAAGCAGACCTATTACAACAAAAAAATCTAGCTCAACACTTAGGCAACGAAATAGACAGAATCGGCGAGCAGATCAAAGGCTTAGAAGAACAGCTCCACAACTTAAACATAGATCAAGATGTTTTAGGCCTATTAGTAGATGCCTTCGGTTATCGAGGAATACCAACAATGATCATTGAAGAAGCCATTCCTCGTCTAGAACAATATGCCAATGACATTTTAAGTTTTCTTTCCGACAATACCATGAGTATTCGTTTCAGCCTGACCAGAACAAGTAAAACTGACAAAGACACTCAAATTGAAACCTTGGACATTTTGATTGGAGACACCTTTGGTACTAGGACCTATGAACTTTTTAGTGGCGGCGAGGCTTTTCGCATTGATATTGCTTTGCGTTTGGCTTTGACCAAGCTCCTGACCGAAAGAAGTAATGAGCACGTTGACTTCCTGGTAATTGATGAAGGCTTTGGTTCCCAAGATGAAAGCGGTCGAGATCATATAGTGCAGATCCTGCACAAACTGGAAAAGTTTTTTAGCTTAATTATCATCATTACTCATGTCGATGAATTAAAGGAAACCTTTCCTGATCGATTGCTAATCAGAAAAGGTCCCTTGGGTTCCGAAGTGCTGGTCGATATGGAGGATTAA
- the miaA gene encoding tRNA (adenosine(37)-N6)-dimethylallyltransferase MiaA, which produces MGTSWRESIVEQASQYIETQLKKEPQSLLVLLGPTASGKTSLACELAKKFPLEIVSADSRLVYRGMDIGTAKPQAAELQQVPHHLIDIVSPEDNFTLADYLPKANEAIEKVFANTHVPLLVGGTMLYIDGLVYNYQLPGSEGKKVANYRNWPLVQLQDRLMTLNPQAQHIIDWQNSVRLMRVLEYYDQTGAWLWQQKKRGTSKYPYLLLGLAIDKKLLRARIAARVEKQLADGLIKEVQRLQKTCPIIPNALTGIGYRQVIRYLNGEYSLQAMKDQVIRDTCAYAKRQMTWWKRNKEIIWLSVTD; this is translated from the coding sequence ATGGGTACTTCGTGGCGAGAAAGTATAGTGGAGCAGGCGAGTCAATATATAGAGACTCAATTGAAGAAAGAGCCACAATCTCTATTAGTACTTTTGGGACCTACTGCTTCAGGGAAAACAAGTCTGGCTTGCGAATTGGCAAAAAAGTTTCCTTTAGAAATTGTCTCAGCGGATTCTCGGCTAGTATATAGAGGCATGGATATTGGTACTGCCAAACCTCAAGCTGCTGAACTTCAGCAAGTGCCCCATCATCTCATTGATATTGTGTCTCCAGAGGATAATTTTACTTTGGCAGATTATTTACCCAAAGCCAATGAAGCAATAGAAAAAGTATTTGCTAACACCCATGTGCCCCTGCTTGTCGGTGGCACCATGCTTTATATTGATGGCTTGGTATATAATTATCAGTTACCCGGTAGTGAAGGGAAAAAAGTTGCTAATTACCGTAATTGGCCATTGGTCCAATTACAAGATCGACTAATGACGCTGAATCCTCAGGCACAACATATTATTGATTGGCAAAACAGCGTGCGTCTTATGAGGGTATTAGAATATTATGATCAAACTGGAGCTTGGTTATGGCAACAAAAAAAAAGAGGAACTAGCAAATATCCTTATTTACTTTTAGGCTTGGCAATTGACAAAAAGTTACTACGTGCACGAATTGCTGCCAGGGTGGAAAAACAGTTGGCTGATGGCCTAATAAAGGAAGTTCAGCGACTTCAGAAGACTTGTCCAATCATTCCCAATGCTTTAACGGGCATTGGCTATAGACAAGTGATTCGCTATTTAAATGGCGAATATTCTTTGCAGGCAATGAAAGACCAGGTCATTCGCGATACCTGTGCTTATGCCAAAAGGCAAATGACCTGGTGGAAACGAAACAAAGAAATTATTTGGCTTTCTGTAACTGACTGA
- a CDS encoding histidine phosphatase family protein gives MTKHLYLFRHGETVANLEQRLMGGRGDAPLTAKGIAQAQALARKVQGIPLEVLYISSNSRAQETAQILNIDKSIPQIVTETIKEQDFGAMSGYLISQVPVHIDEAYRKDPYYFHHNDGESLDDVKKRVGAFIQKVMRGNQYQHIGLVTHENVIRAAIAYMKGIDREVVALKVPYCSLTHYFLDHKHKYHALAIAECY, from the coding sequence ATGACAAAACATTTGTACTTATTTCGTCACGGTGAGACTGTGGCCAATCTCGAGCAAAGATTGATGGGGGGTAGGGGAGATGCACCTCTTACTGCCAAAGGTATAGCCCAGGCTCAAGCCTTAGCAAGAAAAGTCCAAGGTATTCCCTTGGAAGTTCTATATATCAGCAGTAATAGTCGCGCTCAAGAAACTGCTCAGATTTTGAATATCGATAAATCAATCCCTCAGATTGTTACTGAAACTATTAAAGAACAAGACTTTGGGGCAATGTCAGGTTATTTAATCTCTCAAGTACCAGTACATATAGATGAAGCGTACCGAAAGGATCCGTACTACTTTCATCACAATGATGGTGAGAGTTTAGATGATGTCAAAAAAAGGGTTGGTGCTTTTATACAAAAAGTTATGCGTGGTAACCAGTATCAGCATATTGGCTTAGTTACTCATGAGAATGTTATTCGAGCAGCAATTGCTTATATGAAAGGGATTGATCGGGAAGTGGTTGCCTTGAAAGTTCCTTACTGTTCCCTAACCCATTACTTTTTAGATCATAAGCATAAGTACCATGCCCTTGCCATCGCTGAGTGCTATTAG
- the trxA gene encoding thioredoxin encodes MVVHITDQNFGQEVEQYQGIVLIDFYAAWCGPCKMQTPIVEALAEKYQEQIKVAKLDVDEAGITAGKFGISSIPTLLFIQNGKEVERFIGLRQPAELEAKISQLQKAK; translated from the coding sequence ATGGTAGTTCATATTACTGATCAAAATTTTGGCCAAGAAGTTGAACAATATCAAGGTATTGTTTTAATCGATTTCTATGCTGCCTGGTGCGGTCCCTGCAAAATGCAAACTCCGATTGTTGAAGCTCTGGCGGAAAAATACCAGGAGCAAATAAAGGTGGCAAAGCTTGATGTCGATGAAGCAGGTATCACTGCTGGTAAATTTGGCATTTCCAGCATTCCTACACTTTTGTTCATACAAAATGGCAAAGAAGTAGAACGCTTTATTGGTTTACGACAACCTGCTGAATTGGAAGCAAAAATCAGTCAGTTACAGAAAGCCAAATAA
- the miaB gene encoding tRNA (N6-isopentenyl adenosine(37)-C2)-methylthiotransferase MiaB — protein MRKYHITTFGCQMNVSDSERISAVLESLNFAQAAKESEADVVIYNTCSVRQKSEDRILGSREKWQAMKKQNPNMVIGVTGCMVSHKGYNFKQKLPEVDITFSIEELPTLPGKLAELMGVDLNVSEYNDYLNIIPKVKNNFQVYVPIMTGCNNFCSFCIVPFTRGRERSRPVKDIIAEITSFAAKGAKEVTLLGQNVNSFRGAKEDGKSASFAYLLHQVAKIPGIERIFYTSPHPKDMKDDVIQAHATIANLCPTIHLPVQSGSSTVLRRMNRFYTKESFLELVKKFHEAVPGITISTDIIVGFCGETKEEFQDTLDIYRKAQFDLVYIGMYSPRPHSLAYKMNDDISKEEKKRRFRELHALQEEIAEEKNKVYLGTSVSVLVDRVKNDTASGRSQHFKYVELPAEGVQIGDIVTVKINEALTWVLRGEKV, from the coding sequence ATGCGAAAATATCACATTACAACTTTTGGCTGTCAGATGAATGTTTCCGACTCAGAACGGATCTCAGCAGTGTTAGAAAGCCTAAATTTTGCTCAAGCTGCAAAAGAGAGTGAGGCTGATGTCGTTATTTATAATACTTGCTCAGTACGTCAGAAATCTGAGGATCGAATTTTGGGTAGTAGAGAAAAATGGCAAGCAATGAAGAAACAAAATCCCAACATGGTTATTGGTGTTACCGGGTGTATGGTTTCTCATAAAGGCTACAACTTTAAACAAAAGCTTCCTGAGGTTGATATCACCTTTTCTATTGAGGAATTGCCCACATTACCAGGAAAGTTAGCTGAGTTGATGGGGGTTGATCTGAATGTCAGTGAATATAATGATTATCTAAATATAATCCCAAAAGTAAAAAATAATTTTCAAGTATATGTACCGATCATGACTGGTTGCAATAATTTTTGTAGCTTTTGTATCGTGCCATTTACCCGAGGGAGAGAACGTAGTCGCCCAGTAAAAGATATCATTGCTGAAATTACTTCGTTTGCTGCTAAAGGTGCCAAGGAGGTGACGCTCTTGGGTCAAAACGTAAACAGTTTCCGAGGTGCGAAAGAGGATGGTAAATCGGCAAGTTTTGCCTATTTACTGCATCAAGTTGCCAAAATTCCAGGCATTGAGCGCATATTCTACACGTCTCCTCATCCCAAAGATATGAAAGATGATGTTATTCAGGCTCATGCTACGATTGCCAATCTCTGTCCCACGATCCACTTACCTGTACAGTCAGGTTCATCTACGGTACTGCGTCGTATGAATCGTTTTTATACTAAAGAAAGTTTCTTGGAGCTGGTGAAAAAGTTTCATGAGGCAGTGCCTGGCATTACTATCAGTACTGACATTATCGTAGGTTTCTGCGGTGAGACTAAAGAGGAGTTTCAAGATACTCTGGATATCTATCGTAAGGCCCAATTTGATTTAGTATACATAGGTATGTATTCACCTCGACCGCACTCATTGGCCTACAAGATGAATGATGATATATCAAAAGAGGAAAAGAAAAGAAGATTTCGTGAATTACATGCCTTGCAAGAAGAAATTGCCGAAGAAAAAAATAAGGTGTATTTAGGTACAAGTGTAAGCGTCTTGGTTGATAGGGTAAAAAATGATACAGCATCAGGACGCTCACAACATTTTAAATATGTTGAGCTGCCGGCTGAAGGTGTGCAGATCGGAGATATTGTAACGGTAAAGATTAATGAAGCTTTGACATGGGTACTTCGTGGCGAGAAAGTATAG
- a CDS encoding NTP transferase domain-containing protein, with amino-acid sequence MKRILVIPTAGLATRLSPLNTYYPKGLIPLGDEPLIAKILALYRRTKWYRIVIIIPPHTRARFTSLIQSFSSCFPIVLVEQETPNGLLDAIKKASSELNDADQIGIHLADTLLQKVFVEKDFANSFVLTGIVNSTQDWCMAEISQDRVLRALYDKPAHSQLQEAIAGVYFFSDAQLFLGALAAVPKALDISAVIGKYIQSTSIYAQLRSDWQDAGQIQHLHSVEEAFCTQKKVKVFRAGQSVIKCSHSKSFAAEQYFYRHTRSPQSFPRLIGATRHKLETAYCPLRSLAYYGLYEPMNVLAIQHINAGLWHHMAESFYTGKVYCSDAQAQTNWMYGERVVLLVEETMPEWATIDDVKLNNHKIYGWPLLRTAILKRAIHLAKTARMAHIHGDFHLANILYDPVSHFFLLVDPRGMWGDQYSIYGDIRYDIAKFLHSFHGGYEYIKRGLSLFQKVATQEYVLSYPSDPWNCVLLIDQLIKKYQISLDDVLWIEGLCFLSMCRCYTNKSLRAQFFLQGLYLLNQQL; translated from the coding sequence ATGAAAAGAATACTTGTTATTCCAACTGCCGGCTTAGCCACGCGCTTAAGTCCTTTGAATACCTATTATCCCAAAGGTCTTATCCCCTTGGGAGATGAACCACTTATTGCCAAAATATTAGCTTTGTATAGGCGGACAAAGTGGTACCGGATTGTGATCATTATTCCTCCTCATACTAGAGCTCGTTTCACCAGCTTAATACAATCTTTTTCCAGCTGTTTCCCTATTGTTTTGGTAGAGCAAGAAACTCCTAATGGTTTATTAGATGCGATAAAAAAAGCTAGCAGTGAGCTTAATGATGCCGATCAGATAGGTATTCACTTAGCAGATACTCTTCTACAGAAAGTGTTTGTAGAAAAAGACTTTGCCAATAGTTTTGTCCTGACTGGAATAGTAAATAGTACTCAAGACTGGTGCATGGCCGAAATATCTCAGGATCGAGTGCTACGTGCTCTATACGATAAGCCTGCACACAGTCAATTGCAGGAGGCGATAGCTGGCGTATACTTTTTCTCTGATGCCCAACTTTTTCTTGGTGCTTTGGCAGCTGTACCTAAAGCGCTAGATATCAGTGCAGTAATTGGCAAGTATATACAAAGTACTAGCATATATGCTCAGCTTCGTAGTGACTGGCAAGATGCTGGCCAAATTCAACATTTGCACAGTGTTGAAGAAGCTTTTTGTACCCAAAAAAAAGTAAAGGTGTTTCGGGCTGGGCAATCAGTTATCAAATGCTCTCATAGTAAAAGTTTTGCTGCAGAACAGTACTTTTATCGCCATACCCGAAGTCCTCAATCTTTTCCTCGACTAATTGGAGCGACAAGACACAAATTAGAAACTGCCTATTGTCCACTCAGATCTCTGGCTTATTACGGCCTTTATGAGCCTATGAATGTGCTGGCAATACAGCATATCAATGCTGGTTTATGGCATCACATGGCTGAGTCCTTTTATACTGGAAAAGTCTATTGTTCTGACGCTCAAGCACAAACTAATTGGATGTATGGTGAGAGAGTGGTCTTGTTAGTAGAAGAAACCATGCCTGAATGGGCTACTATTGATGATGTTAAGCTGAACAATCACAAGATTTATGGTTGGCCTCTGTTACGTACAGCTATTTTGAAAAGAGCAATTCATTTAGCCAAGACAGCGCGTATGGCTCATATCCACGGTGATTTTCACTTGGCCAATATTCTTTATGATCCTGTGAGTCACTTCTTCTTACTAGTTGATCCTCGTGGTATGTGGGGAGATCAATATTCTATCTATGGTGATATCCGTTATGACATTGCCAAGTTCCTCCACTCTTTCCATGGTGGATATGAATATATTAAGCGAGGCCTTTCCTTGTTCCAAAAAGTAGCTACGCAAGAATATGTACTTTCCTATCCTTCCGATCCATGGAATTGCGTGCTCCTTATTGATCAACTTATTAAAAAGTACCAAATATCTCTTGATGACGTTCTCTGGATAGAAGGATTGTGTTTCTTGAGCATGTGTCGATGCTATACAAATAAATCTTTACGTGCGCAATTTTTCTTACAGGGCCTTTATTTACTTAATCAACAATTATGA
- a CDS encoding aminoglycoside phosphotransferase family protein, whose product MPLPSLSAISTAFPAVKVTGKANTFQNTVLQGCKDQAPVYVKSYASLENYRTERAVLKAFNHLPPGQFRVPKILVDAEAITTLLLDKVPGEHIEIANDEQRLVELAVVLRSLHQERSIRTLQRVDLHTRLALFAKNIVFTDTLSSGEKCIAAKAAEEVKDCWNSVHYRSDQLVHGDMHLGNLLYHPYLPQPYAVIDFERAYRGDGIFDLAKLTWRALKGNAYASGKLLECYFARQVTVDEQRKLIAAIVYECLGSISYFAYRGHQEGYPYKDAAFNYLEQWML is encoded by the coding sequence ATGCCCTTGCCATCGCTGAGTGCTATTAGCACCGCTTTTCCAGCGGTCAAAGTAACCGGTAAAGCAAATACTTTTCAAAATACAGTATTGCAAGGATGCAAAGATCAGGCACCCGTATATGTTAAATCATATGCCTCTTTAGAAAACTACCGAACAGAAAGGGCTGTTCTGAAAGCTTTTAACCATCTTCCTCCAGGTCAATTTCGCGTGCCCAAGATTTTAGTTGATGCCGAAGCTATAACCACTCTTTTGCTAGATAAAGTGCCAGGAGAGCATATCGAAATAGCTAATGATGAACAAAGATTAGTAGAATTGGCAGTTGTGCTCCGGTCGCTACATCAAGAAAGAAGTATAAGAACTTTGCAACGTGTCGATTTGCATACTAGGCTAGCCCTGTTTGCAAAAAATATCGTTTTTACTGACACTTTGTCTTCAGGTGAAAAATGTATTGCAGCCAAAGCAGCTGAGGAAGTTAAAGATTGTTGGAATAGTGTTCACTACCGATCAGATCAGCTGGTCCATGGCGATATGCATTTGGGAAACTTGTTATATCATCCTTACTTGCCTCAGCCATATGCGGTGATTGATTTTGAGCGTGCTTACCGAGGAGATGGAATATTTGATCTAGCAAAGTTAACATGGCGAGCCTTAAAGGGTAACGCTTACGCCAGCGGTAAACTTTTAGAATGTTATTTTGCTCGACAAGTAACAGTTGATGAGCAGCGCAAACTTATTGCTGCTATTGTCTATGAATGTCTCGGTTCAATCTCGTACTTTGCTTATCGTGGGCATCAAGAAGGTTATCCCTACAAAGATGCAGCATTTAACTACTTGGAACAATGGATGCTTTGA
- a CDS encoding class I SAM-dependent methyltransferase, with product MSFSVKFLLFLNRFFKGRPHPFNMRAQQKLAYYDYERESAPLVFKSFEKVLGEKFWIEKSVMDFGCGAGGKSHWLKLHGAANVIGLDTSKTLIEQAKERTKGEQGLEFIEGDITKPSFIENNSIDIVIANDVFEHVSNPQNMLKEAERILRPAGLLCINFEPYYHFLGHHMWDAIHIPWAHVFFAETTLIAAYKHLVQDLPDGQERIDFRISRNAQGQEYVGYLNHITLTQADKIFKESNFSLEHYVIEKFEKPILRNLATMTKLREFLTKKLIVVLRKKA from the coding sequence ATGTCTTTTTCGGTTAAGTTTTTATTGTTTCTCAATCGCTTCTTTAAAGGCCGCCCCCATCCGTTTAATATGCGTGCTCAGCAGAAGCTGGCTTATTATGATTATGAACGGGAAAGCGCTCCTTTGGTATTTAAAAGTTTTGAAAAAGTACTAGGAGAAAAGTTTTGGATAGAAAAGAGCGTGATGGACTTTGGCTGTGGTGCTGGAGGAAAGTCTCATTGGCTCAAGCTGCATGGTGCGGCAAATGTGATTGGTTTAGACACTTCAAAAACGCTTATTGAACAAGCAAAAGAACGAACAAAAGGTGAACAGGGATTAGAGTTTATCGAAGGAGATATTACCAAACCTAGCTTTATTGAGAACAATAGCATTGATATTGTGATTGCTAATGATGTTTTTGAACATGTCAGCAATCCTCAGAATATGCTGAAAGAAGCTGAGAGAATTTTGCGTCCAGCAGGATTGCTATGTATTAATTTCGAGCCCTATTACCATTTCTTGGGGCATCATATGTGGGACGCCATCCATATCCCCTGGGCACATGTGTTTTTTGCCGAGACAACTTTAATTGCTGCTTATAAACACCTGGTTCAGGACTTGCCTGATGGCCAAGAAAGAATTGATTTTCGTATTAGTAGAAATGCTCAAGGCCAAGAATATGTTGGTTATCTCAATCATATTACGTTGACTCAAGCAGATAAGATCTTCAAAGAAAGCAACTTTTCTCTTGAACACTATGTAATAGAAAAGTTTGAGAAACCGATTCTGCGCAACTTAGCAACAATGACAAAGTTGCGGGAATTTCTCACTAAAAAGCTAATTGTAGTACTACGCAAAAAAGCTTAA